A genomic window from Populus nigra chromosome 7, ddPopNigr1.1, whole genome shotgun sequence includes:
- the LOC133699209 gene encoding DELLA protein GAI-like — protein MKRDHQETIGGGIGNRAESSSSSMETGKGKSWVEDDQDAGGMDELLAVLGYKIKSSDMADVAQKLEQLEMVLGSEDGISHLASDTVHYNPSDLSGWVQSMLSEFNNLPSTDLDSSILLSNNRDSLLGQPSTITPLDFPSNSQSKVFADDSEYDLRAIPGVAAYPQQELDKSNDRKRMKLTPIGSNIAPAPSVNSLQSPTASSTSSSSPQAMAVSGTLSEPTRPVVLVDSQETGVRLVHTLLACAEAIQQENLKLADALVKHIGLLAASQTGAMRKVATYFAEALARRIYKIFPQDYCLDSSCSDTLEMHFYETCPYLKFAHFTANQAILEAFANASRVHVIDFGLKQGMQWPALMQALALRSGGPPAFRLTGIGPPQPDNTDALQQVGWKLAQLAQTIGVEFEFRGFVANSLADLDAEMLGLLPPEVEAVAVNSVFELHRLLGRPGGIDKVLGSIKAMRPKIVTIVEQEANHNGPVFLDRFTEALHYYSSLFDSLEGSGLTPPSQDLVMSELYLGRHICNVVACEGADRVERHETLAQWRTRFDSAGFDPVHLGSNAFKQASMLLALFAGGDGYRVEENNGCLMLGWHTRPLIATSAWQLAAGDSQQ, from the coding sequence atgaagagagatCATCAAGAAACCATTGGTGGTGGTATTGGAAACAGAGCtgaatcttcttcttcatcaatgGAAACTGGGAAAGGAAAATCATGGGTTGAAGATGATCAAGATGCGGGTGGCATGGATGAATTACTTGCTGTTTTGGGTTACAAAATTAAGTCTTCAGATATGGCTGATGTAGCTCAAAAGCTTGAACAACTAGAGATGGTTTTGGGTTCTGAAGATGGAATTTCTCATCTTGCTTCTGATACTGTTCACTATAACCCTTCAGATCTCTCTGGTTGGGTTCAAAGTATGCTTTCTGAATTCAACAATCTACCTTCTACTGATCTTGATTCATCTATTCTTCTTTCCAATAATCGAGATTCACTCCTTGGACAACCTTCCACTATCACCCCCTTAGATTTCCCCAGTAATTCTCAATCTAAAGTATTCGCTGACGACTCTGAATATGATCTCAGAGCAATCCCTGGAGTTGCTGCCTATCCACAACAAGAACTCGATAAGAGTAACGACAGGAAGCGAATGAAGCTCACTCCAATTGGGTCTAATATTGCGCCGGCACCATCTGTGAATTCCTTACAATCTCCCACTGCGTCTTccacttcttcttcatctccgcAAGCAATGGCAGTTTCAGGTACTTTGTCAGAGCCCACAAGACCTGTAGTCCTGGTTGACTCACAGGAAACTGGAGTCCGTCTTGTCCACACACTTTTGGCTTGTGCAGAGGCAATTCAGCAAGAAAATCTTAAACTTGCTGATGCCCTTGTTAAGCATATAGGACTACTTGCAGCATCTCAAACTGGGGCTATGAGAAAAGTTGCAACTTACTTCGCTGAAGCTTTAGCTCGTCGAATTTACAAGATTTTCCCTCAAGATTACTGTCTCGATTCTTCATGTTCAGATACTTTAGAGATGCATTTCTACGAAACTTGCCCTTATCTCAAGTTCGCACATTTCACTGCCAATCAAGCCATTCTTGAAGCTTTCGCGAATGCAAGTCGAGTCCACGTTATCGATTTTGGTTTAAAACAGGGAATGCAATGGCCGGCGTTAATGCAAGCTCTTGCATTAAGGTCTGGTGGTCCGCCAGCGTTTCGGTTGACGGGGATCGGGCCGCCGCAGCCTGATAACACAGATGCTTTGCAGCAAGTGGGGTGGAAGCTGGCACAATTGGCTCAAACTATTGGAGTAGAATTCGAGTTTCGCGGATTCGTAGCAAACTCTCTGGCGGATCTTGATGCGGAGATGCTTGGCCTCCTCCCTCCAGAGGTGGAGGCAGTGGCTGTTAACTCAGTTTTTGAGCTGCATCGCTTGTTGGGTCGGCCGGGTGGCATCGACAAGGTTCTCGGGTCTATCAAGGCCATGAGACCTAAAATAGTGACGATTGTTGAACAAGAAGCAAACCACAACGGTCCGGTTTTTCTAGACCGGTTCACAGAGGCCTTACATTATTACTCGAGTTTGTTTGACTCTCTCGAAGGGTCCGGTTTGACTCCACCGAGTCAGGACCTGGTTATGTCCGAGCTGTACTTAGGGAGGCATATTTGTAATGTGGTGGCATGCGAAGGGGCTGACCGAGTTGAGCGACACGAGACGTTGGCTCAGTGGAGAACTCGGTTTGATTCGGCTGGGTTTGACCCGGTTCATCTTGGGTCGAATGCCTTTAAACAAGCTAGTATGTTGTTGGCCCTCTTCGCCGGTGGTGACGGGTATAGGGTGGAGGAGAATAATGGCTGTCTCATGCTTGGGTGGCATACAAGGCCACTAATTGCCACCTCGGCGTGGCAGCTCGCCGCTGGTGATTCACAACAATGA